A single region of the Acidobacteriota bacterium genome encodes:
- a CDS encoding NAD-dependent epimerase/dehydratase family protein, with translation MGTYLVTGAAGFIGSKTAERLLERGDAVVGIDNMNDYYDVRLKEERVEALTRFGAFTFRKLDIEDLGALEALAAEYRFDAVVNLAARAGVRYSMDNPFIYMSTNAMGTLNLLDLCRKRGIGKFVLASTSSLYAGQEMPFSETLAVNTPISPYAASKKAAEAMSYSYHYLYGIDVTVVRYFTVYGPSGRPDMSVYRFIKWIEEGTPLEVFGDGSQSRDFTYVDDIAEGTVRALRPLGFEVINLGGSEPHRLDEMIGLVEKYTGKKARIDHKPFHKADIMATWADTGKAERLLGWKATVGLEEGIRRSVEWWRSRK, from the coding sequence ATGGGAACGTACCTGGTCACGGGGGCGGCGGGCTTCATCGGGTCGAAGACGGCCGAGCGGCTGCTCGAGCGCGGGGACGCCGTCGTCGGAATCGACAACATGAACGACTACTACGACGTGCGGCTCAAGGAGGAACGGGTGGAGGCGCTGACGCGGTTCGGGGCGTTCACCTTCAGGAAGTTGGACATCGAGGATCTCGGGGCTCTCGAGGCGCTCGCAGCCGAATACCGCTTCGACGCGGTCGTCAACCTGGCGGCGCGCGCCGGGGTGCGCTACAGCATGGACAACCCGTTCATCTACATGAGCACCAACGCGATGGGGACGCTGAACCTCCTGGATCTCTGCCGGAAGCGCGGGATCGGCAAGTTCGTGCTGGCCTCGACGTCCTCGCTCTACGCCGGGCAGGAGATGCCCTTTTCGGAGACCCTGGCGGTCAACACCCCGATCAGCCCCTATGCCGCGAGCAAGAAGGCGGCGGAGGCGATGTCCTACTCGTATCATTATTTATACGGGATCGACGTTACGGTCGTGCGCTATTTCACCGTGTACGGGCCATCGGGGCGGCCCGACATGAGCGTTTACCGCTTCATCAAGTGGATCGAGGAGGGGACCCCGCTCGAGGTCTTCGGCGACGGGTCGCAGAGCCGCGACTTCACCTATGTCGACGACATCGCCGAGGGGACGGTGCGGGCGCTGCGCCCGCTCGGGTTCGAGGTGATCAACCTCGGGGGGAGCGAGCCGCACCGGCTGGACGAGATGATCGGCCTGGTCGAGAAGTACACCGGGAAGAAGGCGCGGATCGACCACAAGCCCTTTCACAAGGCGGACATCATGGCCACCTGGGCCGACACCGGCAAGGCGGAGCGGCTTCTCGGGTGGAAAGCCACCGTAGGCCTGGAGGAGGGGATCCGCCGCTCCGTCGAGTGGTGGCGTTCCCGCAAATAG
- a CDS encoding transposase yields the protein MGLARSLYVKKGEEGVYHCTTRCVRQAYLCGRDRVTNRDLSHRREWIVNRLRYLAGIFAVDVCNHAVLHTHQHNVLRTRPDIVAGWTRDEVADRWLTLAPPRGKAAGAEGMDTARAFLLSWPERIEELRMRLCDLSWFMKYHNEPISRAANAEDGTRGRFWESRYECHPLLDEGAIISCMVYVDLNPIRAGIASTPEASDFTGVQERIRRMKLGMGPTGSPGLLDDGSSYLCPIASNPLRRGILNMTETEYIELVDEMGRMLHPDKRGSIPSAMRPILERVGIKPDEWVDTICSYESRFGQAVGSEPSLRSYADRIGKRWVHGVRSARKSFRS from the coding sequence ATGGGATTGGCAAGAAGCCTGTATGTCAAAAAAGGGGAGGAAGGAGTGTATCACTGCACCACCCGGTGCGTGCGCCAGGCGTACCTGTGCGGACGGGACAGGGTGACCAACCGTGACCTGTCTCACCGCAGGGAGTGGATCGTCAACCGGTTGCGCTATCTCGCCGGCATTTTCGCGGTCGATGTCTGCAACCATGCAGTCCTGCATACGCACCAACACAATGTCCTGCGCACACGCCCCGATATCGTGGCCGGCTGGACCAGAGACGAGGTGGCCGATCGCTGGCTGACGCTCGCCCCCCCCAGGGGCAAGGCGGCGGGTGCCGAGGGCATGGATACCGCGAGAGCGTTCCTGCTGTCCTGGCCTGAACGGATCGAGGAGTTGCGCATGAGGCTTTGCGACCTCAGCTGGTTCATGAAATATCACAACGAACCTATCTCGCGCGCGGCCAACGCGGAGGACGGCACCAGGGGGAGGTTCTGGGAATCGCGCTATGAATGCCACCCGCTGCTTGACGAAGGCGCCATCATTTCCTGCATGGTGTATGTCGATCTGAATCCCATTCGCGCGGGAATAGCTTCGACCCCCGAAGCCAGCGACTTCACCGGAGTGCAGGAGCGCATCCGCCGCATGAAGCTAGGGATGGGACCGACGGGATCGCCCGGCCTCCTCGACGATGGGTCCAGCTACCTCTGCCCGATCGCCTCGAATCCCCTGCGCCGGGGGATCCTGAACATGACCGAAACCGAATATATCGAGTTGGTGGACGAGATGGGGCGCATGCTGCATCCGGACAAGCGCGGTTCCATCCCATCAGCAATGCGACCGATCCTGGAGCGTGTCGGCATCAAGCCGGACGAGTGGGTCGACACCATCTGCAGCTACGAATCGAGGTTTGGCCAGGCCGTGGGATCCGAACCCAGCCTCCGCAGTTACGCCGACCGGATCGGCAAGCGCTGGGTCCACGGCGTCCGTTCGGCCCGGAAATCGTTCAGGTCCTGA
- a CDS encoding MFS transporter, which yields MSQKHAAISTPVKAPAYAWVVLFALYMATLAAPLNLFKLPPVMTTIQKAFNLSMSQSGDLMSIFSIMGFVLAIPAGFILKRFGIKLTGLFAVGSVTIGAAFGAMADTARMLFVGRFIEGVGMGLIMVAAPLAISLWFPAEKRALPTGLWASSVGIGNIATLVLAPSLAVAQGWRAVWWAGAIFSAVAFVLFAILFRLPKKEEMREAPLPPPTAGEPESPSLLKGMANVNFWMISIAFGVYNLVVMAMCSFLPAFLELERGYSITFDQGFMMNASFVTAFIMLASIFSGPAGGHLSDRMGKRKGIVVACFILMTLTFLMPFTVTGWMIPVYMLLFGIVGGPVAPILLASVPEVATKPAFIGIGMSVAALGQNIGMYIGPSLFSRIQEAQGWATAGYWMIPICIVGLIAAWRIKVR from the coding sequence ATGAGCCAGAAACATGCCGCGATATCGACTCCCGTCAAGGCGCCCGCCTACGCCTGGGTGGTCCTGTTTGCCCTCTACATGGCGACGCTGGCGGCGCCGCTGAACCTGTTCAAGCTGCCGCCGGTGATGACGACGATCCAGAAGGCGTTCAACCTGAGCATGAGCCAGTCGGGCGACCTGATGTCCATCTTTTCGATCATGGGCTTCGTGCTCGCCATCCCCGCCGGATTCATTCTGAAAAGGTTCGGGATCAAGCTGACGGGGCTGTTCGCGGTCGGGAGCGTCACCATCGGAGCCGCCTTCGGCGCCATGGCCGACACCGCCCGGATGCTCTTCGTCGGCCGGTTCATTGAAGGGGTGGGGATGGGCTTGATCATGGTGGCCGCGCCCCTGGCCATCAGCCTCTGGTTCCCCGCCGAAAAACGTGCCCTCCCCACGGGGCTCTGGGCCAGCAGTGTGGGAATCGGCAACATCGCCACCCTGGTCCTCGCTCCGTCGCTGGCCGTGGCACAGGGCTGGCGCGCCGTCTGGTGGGCGGGCGCCATCTTCTCGGCCGTTGCCTTCGTCCTGTTCGCCATCCTCTTCCGCCTCCCAAAGAAAGAGGAGATGCGGGAAGCCCCGCTCCCTCCGCCGACCGCCGGGGAACCGGAATCCCCCAGCCTGCTAAAAGGAATGGCCAACGTCAACTTCTGGATGATCAGCATCGCTTTCGGCGTCTACAACCTCGTCGTCATGGCGATGTGCTCCTTCCTCCCGGCGTTTCTCGAGTTGGAGCGCGGCTACTCGATTACGTTTGATCAGGGATTCATGATGAACGCCTCTTTCGTGACCGCTTTCATCATGCTGGCCTCCATCTTCTCCGGACCGGCGGGGGGCCATCTCTCCGACCGAATGGGGAAGCGCAAGGGGATCGTCGTGGCCTGCTTCATCCTGATGACCCTGACCTTCCTGATGCCCTTCACGGTCACCGGGTGGATGATCCCCGTCTACATGCTCCTGTTCGGGATCGTGGGGGGTCCGGTCGCCCCGATCCTGCTCGCCTCGGTGCCCGAGGTGGCCACGAAGCCCGCCTTCATCGGGATCGGAATGTCGGTGGCCGCCCTGGGCCAGAATATAGGGATGTACATCGGCCCCAGCCTCTTCAGCCGGATCCAGGAAGCCCAGGGGTGGGCGACCGCGGGCTACTGGATGATCCCCATCTGCATCGTCGGCCTCATCGCCGCCTGGAGGATCAAGGTTCGCTAG
- a CDS encoding peptide chain release factor 3 encodes METAGVVNETEYVPGAWRQEILRRRTFAIISHPDAGKTTLTEKLLLFAGAIDRAGSVRPKKQRKAATSDWMAMEQARGISITSTVLQFEYEGRLLNLLDTPGHQDFSEDTYRTLTAVDCAVMVLDAAKGIEPQTLKLFEVCRLRRIPILTFINKMDQPSLEPVELFDSIERVLGISACPVNWPVGLGADFRGVAELESRRFIPYLRMGEYRSGEELALDSEEFVRDAGAGNVRQLKEDLELLGGVVASFNRERFLKGEQTPIFFGSALHDFGVEVFLEALVKLAPPPQARAGRQGPVDPLEAGFSAFVFKIQGNMDPNHRDNMAFLRICSGRFERDMQVYSARLGKKIRMTRMHRLFARERETLEEAFAGDVVGVVNPGMFVIGDTLSAEPGVEYGGIPSFPPEHFAVLRCLDMSRNKQFRKGIAQLAEEGVAQLYHDPEAARWEPILGAVGKLQFDVMQSRLLQEYGVTTTVDFLPYECACWPLGSAEALAQVRWPSFGFALVRDHQDRLVCLFRSRWDMEHFTPDYPEIAWSEMG; translated from the coding sequence ATGGAAACCGCGGGTGTCGTCAACGAAACGGAATACGTCCCGGGCGCCTGGCGCCAGGAGATCCTGCGACGGCGCACTTTCGCCATCATCTCCCACCCCGATGCGGGGAAAACGACACTGACCGAGAAGCTGCTGCTCTTTGCCGGAGCCATCGACCGGGCCGGGTCGGTCCGCCCCAAGAAGCAGCGCAAGGCCGCCACATCCGACTGGATGGCGATGGAGCAGGCGCGCGGGATCAGCATCACCTCGACCGTGCTGCAGTTCGAGTATGAGGGGCGCCTGCTGAACCTCCTCGACACCCCGGGGCACCAGGACTTCAGTGAGGATACCTACCGGACACTGACGGCCGTTGACTGCGCCGTCATGGTGCTTGACGCGGCCAAGGGAATCGAGCCGCAGACGCTGAAGCTGTTCGAGGTCTGCCGCCTGCGGCGCATCCCGATCCTCACCTTCATCAATAAGATGGACCAGCCGAGCCTTGAGCCGGTGGAGCTCTTCGACTCGATCGAGCGGGTGCTGGGGATCTCTGCGTGCCCGGTAAACTGGCCGGTGGGGCTGGGGGCCGATTTCCGAGGGGTGGCCGAACTCGAGTCGCGCCGCTTCATCCCCTATCTCCGCATGGGGGAGTACCGTTCCGGGGAGGAATTGGCGCTCGACAGCGAAGAATTTGTGCGGGACGCCGGCGCCGGCAATGTCCGGCAGCTCAAGGAAGACCTGGAACTTCTGGGCGGGGTGGTCGCCTCTTTCAACCGGGAGCGTTTTCTGAAAGGGGAGCAGACCCCGATCTTTTTCGGCAGCGCCCTGCACGATTTCGGAGTGGAAGTCTTTCTGGAGGCACTGGTGAAGCTGGCGCCCCCGCCCCAGGCGCGCGCGGGCCGGCAGGGGCCGGTGGATCCCCTCGAAGCCGGTTTTTCAGCCTTCGTCTTCAAGATCCAGGGGAACATGGACCCCAACCACCGGGACAACATGGCCTTTTTGCGCATCTGCTCCGGGCGCTTCGAGCGCGATATGCAGGTCTACAGCGCGCGCCTTGGCAAGAAGATCCGGATGACGCGGATGCACAGGCTGTTTGCCCGGGAGAGGGAGACGCTCGAAGAAGCCTTCGCAGGGGATGTGGTGGGTGTGGTCAACCCCGGTATGTTCGTGATCGGGGACACCCTGAGCGCGGAGCCGGGGGTCGAATACGGGGGAATCCCGAGCTTTCCACCGGAGCATTTCGCGGTGCTGCGGTGCCTTGACATGAGCCGCAACAAGCAGTTCCGCAAGGGGATCGCGCAGTTGGCCGAGGAGGGGGTGGCGCAGCTCTACCACGACCCCGAGGCCGCCCGCTGGGAACCGATCCTGGGCGCCGTGGGCAAGCTGCAGTTCGACGTGATGCAGTCCCGTCTGCTTCAGGAGTATGGGGTTACGACCACGGTCGATTTTCTGCCCTACGAGTGTGCCTGCTGGCCGCTGGGAAGTGCGGAGGCGCTGGCGCAGGTCCGCTGGCCGAGTTTCGGGTTCGCCCTCGTGCGCGATCATCAGGACCGTCTCGTCTGCCTCTTCCGCTCCCGCTGGGACATGGAGCATTTCACTCCCGACTACCCCGAAATCGCCTGGAGTGAGATGGGCTGA
- a CDS encoding phosphate ABC transporter ATP-binding protein, which produces MSQSESGAAPVLAAGARRIGREDRRTVGSPLVADPRMTCRDVDVHYAEKHAVRGVSLDIAKNEVLALIGPSGCGKSTFIRCLNRMNDPIEGCRVTGDIRLDGADIYDRSVDVVPLRAQVGMVFQKPNPFPKSIWHNVAYGPKIHGLARDRCELDGIVERSLRRSGLWEEVKDRLGQPGTALSGGQQQRLCIARALAVEPEIILMDEPCSALDPIATAHIENLIDELRASYSIVIVTHSMQQASRVSQRTAYFHLGDLIEVGRTEIVFTNPLHPLTEDYITGRFG; this is translated from the coding sequence ATGTCGCAGAGTGAAAGCGGCGCGGCTCCGGTCCTGGCGGCCGGGGCCCGCCGCATCGGCAGGGAAGATCGGAGGACGGTCGGGTCCCCCCTGGTCGCGGATCCGCGAATGACGTGCCGCGACGTCGACGTCCACTATGCGGAGAAGCATGCCGTCCGCGGGGTTTCGCTCGACATCGCCAAGAACGAGGTCCTCGCCCTGATCGGGCCCTCGGGCTGCGGCAAGTCGACCTTCATCCGCTGCCTGAACCGGATGAACGACCCGATCGAGGGGTGCCGGGTGACGGGCGACATCCGGCTCGACGGCGCGGACATCTACGACAGAAGCGTGGACGTGGTCCCTCTGCGGGCGCAGGTGGGGATGGTGTTCCAGAAGCCGAACCCCTTCCCGAAATCGATCTGGCACAACGTGGCCTACGGGCCGAAGATCCACGGCCTGGCCCGGGACCGATGCGAACTGGACGGGATCGTCGAGCGCTCGCTCCGGCGGTCGGGGCTCTGGGAAGAGGTGAAGGACCGGCTCGGTCAGCCGGGGACGGCCCTTTCGGGGGGGCAGCAGCAGCGGCTCTGCATCGCGCGCGCCCTGGCCGTGGAGCCCGAGATCATCCTGATGGACGAGCCCTGCTCGGCCCTCGACCCGATCGCCACCGCCCACATCGAGAACCTGATCGACGAGCTGCGGGCCAGTTACTCCATCGTCATCGTGACCCACTCGATGCAGCAGGCTTCGCGGGTGTCCCAGCGCACGGCCTATTTTCATCTCGGGGACCTGATCGAGGTGGGGCGGACCGAAATCGTCTTCACCAACCCGCTCCACCCGCTGACGGAGGACTACATCACCGGCCGCTTCGGCTAG
- the phoU gene encoding phosphate signaling complex protein PhoU → MEHTVKTYEAEIRELNAAVLEMARRTKGQLETAVGVIESGDAGLAARLVSEDQGVDELEMEVDALTVRLLATRQPMATDLRMTVSVLRIAAELERIADYAAGMGKLVHCLDGETPVELIRLLRGMLDIALGMLSELVVAYQELDSGLAVAVWRRDEGIDRLYGDFLNQLQLFMSRSPDRVPSGTGLLLMGRHSERIGDHLTNIAENIYFIATGENLLRPASEP, encoded by the coding sequence ATGGAACATACCGTAAAAACCTATGAGGCGGAAATCAGGGAGCTCAACGCAGCGGTTCTGGAGATGGCTCGACGCACCAAGGGGCAGCTCGAGACGGCCGTGGGTGTGATCGAGTCGGGGGACGCGGGCCTGGCCGCGAGACTGGTTTCGGAAGACCAGGGGGTCGATGAGCTCGAGATGGAGGTGGATGCCCTCACCGTCAGGCTCCTGGCCACGCGCCAGCCCATGGCCACAGACCTGCGCATGACGGTGTCGGTGCTGAGAATCGCCGCCGAACTGGAGCGGATCGCCGATTATGCCGCGGGGATGGGGAAGCTGGTGCATTGCCTCGACGGCGAGACACCGGTCGAGCTGATCCGCTTGCTTCGCGGGATGCTTGATATCGCCCTCGGCATGCTTTCGGAGCTGGTTGTCGCCTACCAGGAACTCGATTCCGGACTCGCCGTCGCCGTCTGGCGCCGCGACGAGGGGATCGACCGGCTCTATGGCGACTTTCTCAACCAGTTGCAGCTTTTCATGAGCCGATCCCCCGACCGCGTCCCGAGTGGCACCGGCCTCCTGCTGATGGGGCGCCACTCGGAACGGATCGGGGATCACCTGACCAATATCGCTGAAAATATCTACTTCATCGCCACGGGCGAGAACCTCCTGCGTCCGGCTAGCGAACCTTGA